Part of the Stackebrandtia endophytica genome is shown below.
TGGCAACTCCGGTGTTGGCCGGTGACGTCATCAACGAGATCACCAGCGGTGGTGACGAGGCCGTGGTGGTCCGCATCGCGATTCTGATCGCCGTACTGGCCATCGCCGAGGCCGGGCTGTCACTGGCCAACCGTTGGTATTCGGCGAAGGTCGGGGAGGGGCTGATCTATCGACTGCGACGCGACGTGTTCCGGCACGTTCAGTCGATGCCGCTGGCGTTCTTCAGCCGGACCCAGACCGGGGCGCTGATCTCGCGGCTCAACAATGACGTGATGGGCGCGCAGCGGGCGTTCACCTCGACGCTGTCGGGTCTGGTGTCCAACGCGATCGCCGTCGTGTTGACGCTGGCGGTCATGGCATCGCAGTCCTGGCAGATCACGTTGTTGTCGCTGGTCCTGGTTCCGGTGTTCCTGATCCCGGCCAAGATGGTGGGACGCAAACTGGCGACCTTGACCAACGAGAGTTTCGAACTCAACGCCCGCATGAACAATCAGATGACCGAACGTTTCGGCGTCGGTGGTGCCCTGCTGGTGAAACTGTTCGGTCGACCCGACCGGGAAGTCGACGAGTTCGCCAACCGGGCGGCCCGAGTACGCGACATCGGGGTGACCACTGCGATGTACGCGCGTACCTTCATCGTGGCCCTGACCCTGGTGGCCGGTCTGGCCCAAGCGGTGACCTACGGTCTCGGTGGTTGGTTCGCACTGACCGACAGTCTCACCGCCGGAACCGTGGTCACCCTGGCACTTCTGTTGACGAGGCTTTACGGACCGTTGACGGCACTGTCGAATGTGCGTGTCGACGTCATGAGTGCCCTGGTCAGTTTCCAGCGGGTCTTCGAGGTGCTGGATCTCAAACCGCTCATCACCGACACCGAGGACGCCAAACCCGTGCCGACGGGCGCGGCGCGAATCGTCTTCGACGACGTCCGGTTCCGCTACCCCGACGCCGAAGATGTCTCATTGGCATCCCTTGAGGATGTCGCCCGGTTGGAGAAGATCGAGTCCGGCACCGTGCTGGACGGGGTCAGTTTCACCGTGGAGCCGGGTCAGCTGGTCGCCCTGGTCGGGCACTCGGGCGCGGGGAAGACGACGGCCTCGATGCTGGTGCCGCGGGTCTATGACGTCAGCGAGGGCTCGGTCAGCATCAACGGGTTGGATGTGCGGCAGTCGCAGGCGCAGTCGCTGCGCGACACCATCGGCGTCGTCTCGCAGGATTCGCACATGTTCCACGATACGATCCGAGCCAACCTCGCCTACGGTCGAGTCGACGCCGACGAGTCGGCGATGTGGGAGGCGCTGGAGCGCGCACAGATCGCACCGCTAGTCCGGCGGCTACCGGAGGGACTGGACACTGTCGTGGGGGAGCGGGGATACCGCTTCTCCGGTGGGGAGAAGCAGCGACTGGCGATCGCGCGACTGCTGCTGAAGTCGCCGCGCGTCGTGATCCTCGACGAGGCCACCGCGCACCTGGACAGTGAGTCGGAGGCGGCGCTGCAGCGAGCCCTCTCGGAGGCCTTGCAGGGACGTACCGCCCTGGTCATCGCGCACCGGTTGTCCACGGTGCGCAACGCCGACCAGATCGTGGTGCTGCACGAGGGGCGGGTCGCCGAACGGGGCACCCACGACGAACTGGTCACCCGTGGCGGCATCTACGCCGAGCTGTACCGCACCCAGTTCACTCACGACACGAGGTGATGGTCACTCGGCCTCCCGGAACGCCCGCAGCTCGACTCGTGAGCCCATCGCCTCGGCGACACGTGGTGGCCGGATTGTTCGTCCCGATCTCGCGGCGATCGGTTCACTCGGAGTCGTCACAGTTCTAGCCGTGTTGCACGCGCCGCGTGGTTTCACCGGAAACCGGAGCCGTCGATGCGAGAGTGACACCCGGTCGTTGACCATCCTGGATCGAACCGTTATCTACAGTGGCCAGAATCGATCGGAATATTAGTCCATCCCTCGAAACGTCGGTCCGGCGAACGCCTGCGTCGAGCGGTTCTTACAGGAGCGTTCGTTGAGTTACACGGTTCCCTCACCCAGGTCCGACCCCGGTGTGATCACCGCGATTCAGTCCTTGTTGTGGATCCAGTTCGGGCTTGGAATCATGCTGTGCTGGTGCGATTTGCTGATTGTCTACGTGGTGGCCAGCGGTTCCTTTCACGCCGGAGTCCCATCGAGCCCCGGGTTCGGTACCGGTGTTCTTGTGTTCTGGTTTCTTCTCGTCGCGGCGATGCCGCAGTTGGTGGTGATCGCCGTGAAGTTGACCATTGGCGGCCCTGACGCACGAAAGAGGGCGCTGCGAGTGTGGGCATTGTGGGTGCTGGCAACGCCGTTGCTGCTGTTGGCGGGGTTCGCGGTGTACGCGGCGGTCGACGCCGACCTGTACAACATGGGAGCTCTCCAAGCGGTGGCCGTCATGGCCGTGCTGCACGTCCCGGTGCCGGTCGCGGCGATCGCCTGCCTGTTCACACCGGCGGCTCGTGCGTGGTTTCACCGGAAACCGGAGCCGTCGATGCGAGAGTGACACCCGGTCGTTGACCATCCTGGATCGAACCGTTATCTACAGTGGCCAGAATCGATCGGAGTATCAGTCCATCCCTCGAAACGTCGGTCCGGCGAACGCCTGCGTCGAGTGGTTCTTACAGGAGCGTTCGTTGAACTACTCGGTTCCCTCACCCAGGTCGAAATCCGGTGTGATCACCGCGATTCAGGCCCTGTTGTGGATCCAGGTCGGGCTTGGATTTCTACAGTGCCCGTTGGCGGTGTTCGTCGGTGAGTTCATGAGGGACGGCATCTTTCCGTCCGAGGTTCCCCCGGCCCCCGCCGAGAACAGCGCCTACGTCGGTGCGGTGATATTCGCGGCGGCGCTCGCCGTGGTCGTTCCGCAGTTGGTCGTCATCGCGCTGAGACTGACGGCGGGGGGCCGTGCCATGTGGGCGTGGGCCTTGTCGGCATTGGCCGCGCCGTTGCTGCTGTTGGCGGGGTTCGCGTTGACGGCGACTTTGGACGCCTCTCTGGGGCAGATCGATGCCCTTCGAGCGGTTGGTGGGATGGCGCTGTATTGCGTCCCGGTGCCGGTCGCGGCGATCGCCTGTCTGCTCACACCGGCGGCTCGCGCGTGGTTTCACCCAGACGAACCCGCGGCGGTCGAGGCGACCGTGATTTCGTGGCGGGATTAGTCAGACTGTTTCGATAGCCTGCCGGGATGTCGTCATCGTCTGCGCCGTCGGGAACCGTCCACCACATCGAACTCTGGGTGCCCGACCTCGACCGGGCGGTGGGCTCGATCGGTTGGCTGCTAACGGAACTGGGGTATGAGCCGTACCAGTCGTGGTCGCGGGGACGCAGTTGGCGACTGGGGCACACCTATCTGGTGACGGAGGAGTCCCCGGCGATGATCGGTGATCGTCATGACCGCCGCGCGCCCGGATTGAATCACCTGGCGTTCCACGTTGCGGATCGTGCCCTGGTTGATCGGTTGACCGCGACGTGCACCGGTCACGGTTGGACCCTGATGTTCCCCGATCGTCATCCGTTCGCCGGTGGCGACGACCATTACGCGGCTTACCTGGAGAACGAGGACGGTTTCGAAGTGGAGTTGGTGGCCGGTCGAAACCTTTGAGACAAAAAGGGATCGGTGGCCGCCAGTCTTCAATCCGACGGCCACCGGGGCGTATGACGGGTCAGGCGATGAGGTGTACGTCGCCGAATTCGTGCCAGCGATACGCCGACTCGATCGCCGACCGGTAGGCGTCGGCGAGCAACGACGTGTCGGCGATCGCCGACAGCATCGCCAGATGGGTGGACCTCGGCTCGTGCAGACCGGTGAGAATTCCATCGACGATGGACACTCCGCGGTCGGGTGTGATCACCAGTGAGGTGACTCCACGGTCCGCCCACATCACGCCGCCGGCGCCGACCGCGCTCTCCAACGCGCGAACCACGGTGGTTCCCACGGCGATCACCCGGCCGCCGGCGGATTTGGTGGCGTTGATCGCTCCGGCGGTGTACTCGCTGACGGAGAAGCGTTCTGGGTAGGGGAGTTCGTCGACCTCGGGTGAGGCGACCCCGGTGTGCAGGGTGATCGGCGCGAAGCCGATGCCTCGACCGATCAACGAGGTGACCAGTTCGGGAGTGAACGGTCGTCCTGCGGAGGGCATCTCGGCACTGCCGGGGACGGTGCTGAACACCGTTTGATAGGTCTCCAACGGCCAGTCGCGGTCGACGTAGTCGTAACGAATCGGCCGACCGTGTTGCTCAAGATATCTCGATACCGATGCATCGAGCCGAGCGATCCACAGTCGCTCCGAATGCCGATCGATCAGCTTGAGAGTGGGCCCGCCAGGCAACGGCAGCCACTCGCCGGGCCGTCCCAGTCGGGCCGGTTTGTGGGTGGCTCCGACCCGACGTCGCAACTCGACCAACCAGGTGCCGTCGTCTCGCTCGGTGGAGAAGTGAACGACCATCCGATCCAGCCACACTGCCGCCGGCAACGTCGCGGAATTGTTGACCACCAACAGATCACCGGGACGCAGCAGGTTGGGCATGTCCTCGAATCGATGATGGCCGGTGGTGCGAGTGGACAGGTCGGTCGACAACAGTCGCACGTCGGCGCGGGAGCGGCCGGTGCTCTCGGCGGGCTCGGTCGCGTGTAGGGCCGCGTCGAGTGCGAACTCGAAACCGGCTTCCAAGGTGGTCATGCCGTCACCGACTCTCGCAGTTGATCGATCGAGTAGCGCTGGTTGGTGGGACGGTCGGTCAGCAACCGCAGGATGACGGGCGCGACCTCCTCGGGCGGCGTGGCGTCGTCGGCGTCGGAACCCACCGCGTCGGCCAGCATCTTGGTGCGCATCTCACCCGGGTCGACCCACCACACGTCCACAGCGGACTCCTCGGCGGCCAGGACGTTCGAGATCTGGTCCAGGGCCGCCTTGGTGGCCCCGTAACCGCCCCACCCCTCGTAGCCACCGGTCGCCGCGTCGGAGGAGATGTTGATGATCGCGCCGCCGCGATTGCGCAGACCGGGTAGCAGCAGCTGGCTCAATGCCAGTGGGGTGACCACATTGGTGTCGAACAGCCCCGGCAACAGGTCGAGCGGATAGTCCGCGAGACGGGGAAGCGGAGTGGCGCCCAGGTCACTGGCGTTGTTGATGAGCAGGTCGACGCCACCGAGTTCCTCGGCACGGCTGGTGAGAGTGGCTCGATGGTTCGGGTCGGTGACGTCGCCGGGCAACGCCTCGGCCCCCAGCTCGACGGCCACTTCACGCAACGGGGCTTCGCCGCGAGCCGTCAACAGCAGCCGCCAGCCCGAAGCAGCCAGTTCGGTCGCCAGCGCCCTCCCCAGTCCCCGGGAGGCACCGGTGATCAAGGCGGTTCGAGAATCGTTGTGTGTCATGACATCGACGCTATGCACGCGGCGGCGATTCGTCATCGGGCGATGGTCGCGCCACCCACTGCGATCTTGGGCCTGCGACTTTGGTCGTACGACGCGCTCGGCGCTGTCACACCGGCGGATTAGCATTCCGATTCGTGACGACGAACAGTGACTTCAACGGTTTCGAGAACGTGAAACTCGTGACCGGCGCCAACAGCTCATCGGTGATCTTCTCCGTGGGCGGGCCCGCCGACATCGGATTGGAGCCGGTGTTCGGTGAGTTCTGTGTCGAGGGCAGTGGCTATGACTGGCAGAGCGCCGTCGCCGGCCACTTCACCGACGCCGAACCGGCCATGCTGAAACGGTTCCGGTTCGACCCCGAGGCCGGAATGTTCTGCGCCTATGGCGACGATCTCGCTGCTCTGCACGCGGTCGCCACCGTGGTGGAGGCGATGTTGGCCGACGCCGACACACTGCGACACGCCATGCGGGTGGCCGTCGAGCACGACCTGTTGGATTGACGACCAGCGGGCGGATACGCCGCCCCCGTCACTCGATCGACCGTCGGCGGGCCGCCATGCGCCGCAGCGACACCGTCCATATCGGTGATCGACTGGCCGAGCCCGCTCGTCGGTCGATGGCGGCGCGCCGACCGGCTGCCCATTTCTCCAGAAGCGTGACTGGAAAGAGCGGGATCGTCCCCCACGGAACCCGTTGGATGAGACGCAGCACCAGTACACCCAGCAGGATGCCGCCGATGCTGTCGGACAACCAGTGGTATCCCAGGTAGGTCTGGCCCATCGTCAACAGCACCGACGGTGTGATCGCGAGGAACCACCGCCACCGCCTGGGCAGCTGCGGGATCAACCAGACCGCCAAGGGCAACCAGATCGCGGTGGCGGTGGAATGGCCGGAGGGGAAGGCGTCGTATCCCTGTCCCGCGAAGAAGGTGGCGCCCGTCGCCCCCGTGTCGACCTCGGGGCACACCGGTGGACAGTCCGGCCAATGGGGGAACACCCGGTCGAACAACGGTTGCAGCTGCTTGGTGATCGCCAACAGGAGCCATGCCGCCCCAACCGGCAACAGCGGCCGGAGGCTGCGACGCATCGAGGCACACCAGATCCCGACGTAGGTGATGGCCAGCGCCTGAATCGTGGGCAGACCCAGGAACTTGAAGACCTTCGCCAGCGCCAGCGCCCAACCGGGTCGGTCGGCTTCGATGGTGTCGCGTACCGCGACGTCTATGTGCACCAGGGCCGACGGCCAGGTCAAGAGGACCGCTAGCCCGATGAACGCCAGCAGCAGCGCCACGTCGAGGAGCCGACTTCGCGGTGGTGGACCGAACAGGGGAGGAGGGGCGGTCGCGGAACTCACGGTCATCCTTCCGGTTGAGATGGCCTCGGCCGTGGGTCACATCTGTGGCTCGGCGGAATGTATCGGCGGTGTTGGGTGTTTTGGCAGATCGATCGAATTTGTGTGATGGGTTCTGGACAGACCAGATACCTATATGACGTCGGAGGGCCGTGATTGTGTTGGATCCGCAGGA
Proteins encoded:
- a CDS encoding ABC transporter ATP-binding protein, whose product is MVGGVGGGGHGYSAMRSLRSGDPKLAQTKLTRGMMQRILRFATPYRWDITVFMVTVVLSAGIGVATPVLAGDVINEITSGGDEAVVVRIAILIAVLAIAEAGLSLANRWYSAKVGEGLIYRLRRDVFRHVQSMPLAFFSRTQTGALISRLNNDVMGAQRAFTSTLSGLVSNAIAVVLTLAVMASQSWQITLLSLVLVPVFLIPAKMVGRKLATLTNESFELNARMNNQMTERFGVGGALLVKLFGRPDREVDEFANRAARVRDIGVTTAMYARTFIVALTLVAGLAQAVTYGLGGWFALTDSLTAGTVVTLALLLTRLYGPLTALSNVRVDVMSALVSFQRVFEVLDLKPLITDTEDAKPVPTGAARIVFDDVRFRYPDAEDVSLASLEDVARLEKIESGTVLDGVSFTVEPGQLVALVGHSGAGKTTASMLVPRVYDVSEGSVSINGLDVRQSQAQSLRDTIGVVSQDSHMFHDTIRANLAYGRVDADESAMWEALERAQIAPLVRRLPEGLDTVVGERGYRFSGGEKQRLAIARLLLKSPRVVILDEATAHLDSESEAALQRALSEALQGRTALVIAHRLSTVRNADQIVVLHEGRVAERGTHDELVTRGGIYAELYRTQFTHDTR
- a CDS encoding VOC family protein, with the translated sequence MSSSSAPSGTVHHIELWVPDLDRAVGSIGWLLTELGYEPYQSWSRGRSWRLGHTYLVTEESPAMIGDRHDRRAPGLNHLAFHVADRALVDRLTATCTGHGWTLMFPDRHPFAGGDDHYAAYLENEDGFEVELVAGRNL
- a CDS encoding phosphatase PAP2 family protein codes for the protein MSSATAPPPLFGPPPRSRLLDVALLLAFIGLAVLLTWPSALVHIDVAVRDTIEADRPGWALALAKVFKFLGLPTIQALAITYVGIWCASMRRSLRPLLPVGAAWLLLAITKQLQPLFDRVFPHWPDCPPVCPEVDTGATGATFFAGQGYDAFPSGHSTATAIWLPLAVWLIPQLPRRWRWFLAITPSVLLTMGQTYLGYHWLSDSIGGILLGVLVLRLIQRVPWGTIPLFPVTLLEKWAAGRRAAIDRRAGSASRSPIWTVSLRRMAARRRSIE
- a CDS encoding Imm51 family immunity protein, giving the protein MTTNSDFNGFENVKLVTGANSSSVIFSVGGPADIGLEPVFGEFCVEGSGYDWQSAVAGHFTDAEPAMLKRFRFDPEAGMFCAYGDDLAALHAVATVVEAMLADADTLRHAMRVAVEHDLLD
- a CDS encoding S-adenosylmethionine:tRNA ribosyltransferase-isomerase → MTTLEAGFEFALDAALHATEPAESTGRSRADVRLLSTDLSTRTTGHHRFEDMPNLLRPGDLLVVNNSATLPAAVWLDRMVVHFSTERDDGTWLVELRRRVGATHKPARLGRPGEWLPLPGGPTLKLIDRHSERLWIARLDASVSRYLEQHGRPIRYDYVDRDWPLETYQTVFSTVPGSAEMPSAGRPFTPELVTSLIGRGIGFAPITLHTGVASPEVDELPYPERFSVSEYTAGAINATKSAGGRVIAVGTTVVRALESAVGAGGVMWADRGVTSLVITPDRGVSIVDGILTGLHEPRSTHLAMLSAIADTSLLADAYRSAIESAYRWHEFGDVHLIA
- a CDS encoding SDR family NAD(P)-dependent oxidoreductase, with translation MTHNDSRTALITGASRGLGRALATELAASGWRLLLTARGEAPLREVAVELGAEALPGDVTDPNHRATLTSRAEELGGVDLLINNASDLGATPLPRLADYPLDLLPGLFDTNVVTPLALSQLLLPGLRNRGGAIINISSDAATGGYEGWGGYGATKAALDQISNVLAAEESAVDVWWVDPGEMRTKMLADAVGSDADDATPPEEVAPVILRLLTDRPTNQRYSIDQLRESVTA